A genomic stretch from Erigeron canadensis isolate Cc75 chromosome 9, C_canadensis_v1, whole genome shotgun sequence includes:
- the LOC122582482 gene encoding EPIDERMAL PATTERNING FACTOR-like protein 6, with protein MSTLKKPLSTILLVLFLFLISICILNNNHPSLVYKSGLASKHQDTVDLYFQDSASSKKVTTLPRTTTNTFLRRRISGPGSSPPRCSWKCGRCTPCKPVHVPVPPGTPVTAEYYPEAWRCKCGNRLYMP; from the exons ATGTCTACTCTCAAAAAACCtttatcaacaatattattagttttgttcttgttcttgatatCCATATGTATTCTCAACAACAACCACCCTTCTTTag TTTACAAGTCTGGATTAGCTTCCAAGCACCAAGATACAGTTGATCTCTACTTCCAG GATTCTGCCAGCAGCAAAAAAGTGACTACGTTGCCTAGGACCACTACTAACACCTTTTTGAGGAGGAGAATAAGTGGTCCGGGGTCATCGCCACCACGATGCAGCTGGAAATGTGGGCGATGCACCCCGTGCAAACCGGTCCATGTGCCGGTGCCACCTGGGACACCGGTCACCGCCGAGTATTACCCTGAAGCATGGAGGTGCAAATGTGGAAATAGATTGTACATGCCATGA
- the LOC122581064 gene encoding probable serine/threonine-protein kinase WNK4 isoform X2: MKTVYKAIDEVLGMEVAWGQVKLHDLLRSPEDLQRLHSEVHLLSTLNHDSIIKFYTSWIDVERRTFNFITEMFTSGTLKEYRKKYNKVDMRAIKIWARQILSGLIYLHGHDPPVIHRDLKCDNIFVNGHLGQVKIGDLGLAAILRGSCRAHTIIGTPEFMAPELYDENYNELVDVYSFGMCILEMLTHEYPYSECTNPAQIYKKVTSGKLPRAFYKVKDLEAQCFIGKCLVNASNRLSAKDLMLDPFLAMEEDELAPVPKYAHQKPFMNDDIEIEKLNLHGYPPRTNMSIAGKLNPDDDTIILRVQIADTEGSVRNVYFPFDTLNDTADEVASEMVKELDIIDWEPSDISDMINGEISALIPAWNGDPHKLHLNHDEEDNHNPSPHSLSSSASSQLSFSGMNASRQVEGMVSGCDWLQDHYFDDTSSQGSVVSGTYSNLSYVSAEDHHEYSSLSPKNVTHNSTRFGHGDKATKNYENQSNVAVDFHGASTSKASTGTGPMLLRNRSLVDMRSQLLHKSLVEEVSKRRLSKTVGTVEDVGFQAPIESSRSRLGGGQRLKHNRRRV; the protein is encoded by the exons ATGAAAACTGTCTACAAAGCAATTGATGAAGTTCTTGGGATGGAAGTAGCATGGGGCCAAGTCAAGCTTCATGATTTGCTCCGATCTCCAGAAGACTTGCAACGACTTCATTCAGAAGTTCACCTTCTCAGTACGCTCAATCACGATTCAATCATCAAATTCTACACATCATGGATTGATGTGGAAAGGAGAACCTTTAATTTCATTACTGAAATGTTCACTTCAGGAACCCTCAAAGA GTACAGGAAGAAATATAACAAAGTGGATATGCGGGCTATAAAGATTTGGGCTCGCCAGATCCTATCGGGCTTGATTTATCTCCATGGTCATGATCCTCCAGTGATCCATAGAGACCTTAAGTGTGACAACATCTTTGTAAATGGTCATCTGGGACAAGTAAAGATTGGTGATCTCGGGCTTGCAGCTATTCTTCGTGGCTCGTGCAGAGCACATACCATAATCG GCACACCAGAGTTCATGGCACCAGAACTATATGATGAAAACTACAATGAGTTGGTTGATGTGTACTCATTTGGCATGTGCATACTAGAAATGCTAACTCATGAATATCCATACAGTGAATGTACCAATCCAGCTCAAATTTACAAAAAAGTAACATCG GGCAAGCTTCCACGAGCATTCTACAAAGTAAAAGATCTCGAAGCTCAATGCTTCATAGGAAAATGTTTGGTCAATGCTTCAAATAGGTTATCAGCTAAGGATTTAATGCTTGATCCATTTTTAGCCATGGAAGAAGATGAACTAGCACCTGTACCAAAATATGCTCATCAGAAACCGTTTATGAATGATGATATTGAAATCGAGAAGCTGAATTTGCATGGATATCCACCACGAACCAACATGTCTATTGCAGGGAAATTGAATCCAGATGATGATACTATCATTCTCCGGGTTCAAATTGCTGATACAGAAG GTTCTGTTAGAAATGTATACTTCCCTTTTGACACTTTAAATGATACTGCGGATGAAGTTGCATCTGAAATGGTGAAGGAACTTGATATCATAGATTGGGAGCCATCTGATATCTCTGATATGATAAATGGAGAAATTTCTGCTCTCATACCCGCTTGGAATGGTGACCCACATAAACTACATCTCAATCATGATGAAGAAGATAATCACAACCCTTCGCCCCACTCTCTATCGTCCTCTGCATCATCTCAGTTATCATTCTCAGGAATGAATGCTTCCCGACAGGTAGAGGGAATGGTGTCTGGTTGTGATTGGTTGCAAG ATCACTATTTTGATGATACAAGTTCTCAAGGGTCTGTAGTTTCAGGAACATATTCAAATTTGAGTTACGTTTCTGCTGAAGACCACCACGAATACagttctttaagtccaaaaaaCGTAACCCACAACTCTACTAGGTTCGGTCATGGAGATAAAGCTACAAAGAATTATGAAAACCAATCAAATGTAGCAGTTGATTTTCATGGAGCTTCAACATCTAAAGCTAGCACGGGGACTGGACCTATGTTATTAAGAAACCGATCTCTGGTTGACATGAGAAGTCAATTGCTCCATAAATCTTTGGTGGAAGAGGTTAGTAAACGCCGTCTATCAAAAACTGTTGGAACTGTTGAAGATGTTGGGTTCCAGGCACCCATTGAGAGTTCGAGGTCAAGGCTTGGTGGTGGTCAGCGACTCAAGCACAACAGAAGAAGGGTTTGA
- the LOC122581064 gene encoding probable serine/threonine-protein kinase WNK4 isoform X1 has translation MFSPKSRSGSSDEDCRNRYVETDPTGRYGRFKEVLGRGSMKTVYKAIDEVLGMEVAWGQVKLHDLLRSPEDLQRLHSEVHLLSTLNHDSIIKFYTSWIDVERRTFNFITEMFTSGTLKEYRKKYNKVDMRAIKIWARQILSGLIYLHGHDPPVIHRDLKCDNIFVNGHLGQVKIGDLGLAAILRGSCRAHTIIGTPEFMAPELYDENYNELVDVYSFGMCILEMLTHEYPYSECTNPAQIYKKVTSGKLPRAFYKVKDLEAQCFIGKCLVNASNRLSAKDLMLDPFLAMEEDELAPVPKYAHQKPFMNDDIEIEKLNLHGYPPRTNMSIAGKLNPDDDTIILRVQIADTEGSVRNVYFPFDTLNDTADEVASEMVKELDIIDWEPSDISDMINGEISALIPAWNGDPHKLHLNHDEEDNHNPSPHSLSSSASSQLSFSGMNASRQVEGMVSGCDWLQDHYFDDTSSQGSVVSGTYSNLSYVSAEDHHEYSSLSPKNVTHNSTRFGHGDKATKNYENQSNVAVDFHGASTSKASTGTGPMLLRNRSLVDMRSQLLHKSLVEEVSKRRLSKTVGTVEDVGFQAPIESSRSRLGGGQRLKHNRRRV, from the exons ATGTTTAGCCCCAAATCAAGGTCAGGTTCTAGTGATGAAGATTGTCGAAATCGATACGTTGAGACTGACCCGACTGGGCGATATGGGCGG TTTAAGGAAGTTCTTGGAAGAGGGTCAATGAAAACTGTCTACAAAGCAATTGATGAAGTTCTTGGGATGGAAGTAGCATGGGGCCAAGTCAAGCTTCATGATTTGCTCCGATCTCCAGAAGACTTGCAACGACTTCATTCAGAAGTTCACCTTCTCAGTACGCTCAATCACGATTCAATCATCAAATTCTACACATCATGGATTGATGTGGAAAGGAGAACCTTTAATTTCATTACTGAAATGTTCACTTCAGGAACCCTCAAAGA GTACAGGAAGAAATATAACAAAGTGGATATGCGGGCTATAAAGATTTGGGCTCGCCAGATCCTATCGGGCTTGATTTATCTCCATGGTCATGATCCTCCAGTGATCCATAGAGACCTTAAGTGTGACAACATCTTTGTAAATGGTCATCTGGGACAAGTAAAGATTGGTGATCTCGGGCTTGCAGCTATTCTTCGTGGCTCGTGCAGAGCACATACCATAATCG GCACACCAGAGTTCATGGCACCAGAACTATATGATGAAAACTACAATGAGTTGGTTGATGTGTACTCATTTGGCATGTGCATACTAGAAATGCTAACTCATGAATATCCATACAGTGAATGTACCAATCCAGCTCAAATTTACAAAAAAGTAACATCG GGCAAGCTTCCACGAGCATTCTACAAAGTAAAAGATCTCGAAGCTCAATGCTTCATAGGAAAATGTTTGGTCAATGCTTCAAATAGGTTATCAGCTAAGGATTTAATGCTTGATCCATTTTTAGCCATGGAAGAAGATGAACTAGCACCTGTACCAAAATATGCTCATCAGAAACCGTTTATGAATGATGATATTGAAATCGAGAAGCTGAATTTGCATGGATATCCACCACGAACCAACATGTCTATTGCAGGGAAATTGAATCCAGATGATGATACTATCATTCTCCGGGTTCAAATTGCTGATACAGAAG GTTCTGTTAGAAATGTATACTTCCCTTTTGACACTTTAAATGATACTGCGGATGAAGTTGCATCTGAAATGGTGAAGGAACTTGATATCATAGATTGGGAGCCATCTGATATCTCTGATATGATAAATGGAGAAATTTCTGCTCTCATACCCGCTTGGAATGGTGACCCACATAAACTACATCTCAATCATGATGAAGAAGATAATCACAACCCTTCGCCCCACTCTCTATCGTCCTCTGCATCATCTCAGTTATCATTCTCAGGAATGAATGCTTCCCGACAGGTAGAGGGAATGGTGTCTGGTTGTGATTGGTTGCAAG ATCACTATTTTGATGATACAAGTTCTCAAGGGTCTGTAGTTTCAGGAACATATTCAAATTTGAGTTACGTTTCTGCTGAAGACCACCACGAATACagttctttaagtccaaaaaaCGTAACCCACAACTCTACTAGGTTCGGTCATGGAGATAAAGCTACAAAGAATTATGAAAACCAATCAAATGTAGCAGTTGATTTTCATGGAGCTTCAACATCTAAAGCTAGCACGGGGACTGGACCTATGTTATTAAGAAACCGATCTCTGGTTGACATGAGAAGTCAATTGCTCCATAAATCTTTGGTGGAAGAGGTTAGTAAACGCCGTCTATCAAAAACTGTTGGAACTGTTGAAGATGTTGGGTTCCAGGCACCCATTGAGAGTTCGAGGTCAAGGCTTGGTGGTGGTCAGCGACTCAAGCACAACAGAAGAAGGGTTTGA